AATGATGTCATCCAGTTTCTTTTTTGAATATATCTTCATGCCGGAACCGCGTTTGGTTTCCTCAGCTTCTTCTAGCGGAATCTTTAAGCCGAGCGCGATGTCGTTAGTAATCTCTGATCCGCCGATAGGGAATACTTTAAGAGAGATGGGGATATTATTCTCAAAAACTGCCAAAGAAAGCGTTTCAGCGCCGATATTGGCAAGCACGCAACCCGCCGTTTTTTGCCGCTTAGTGAGTGTGACAAAACCCGCCGCGATAGGGGAGGCCATGATATCTTCTACCCGCACCCCAATGTCTTCCACGGCATGTATAAAATCATCCAAATGCTGGTGCAGGCAGGTGATGAACAATGTTTTCACCTCAAGCCGCGAACCTTTCAGGCCGGCAGGCTTACCCATCACTTCTTCTCCGTCCAGCTTAAAACTGATCGGTATGGTATGAATGATCTGTTTGTTTGCCGATTGAGCGATGCTCGCCTCCGAGGCTTCGAGCGCCTTTTTTACGTCTATTTCAGCAACTTCGTTGTCGGCGCGTGATACAAAAATAGAACCGGTGCCGACTGATGATTCAAGGCTCAATCCGCCGATAGCGATAAACGCCTTTTTAATTTTCATTCCGGCGGATTTCTCGGCTTGCGCCACCGCTTCCCGAATACTCTCGGTCGCTTCTTCCATGTTTACGATATACCCATGGCGCAAGCCCTTTGATTCCGCTATGCCGCTCCCGATGATAGTAGGCATCGTGCTTTCTTCCGTGTATTCCGCGACCACAACACGAATATTTCCGCTTCCGATATCTATGCCTGTTGATATGTTTCTTCGTGCCATGAGAAAAGATAAAAATCGTTGAGTTTTTTAGATAAAATACGTATAGGGGGTCGGATCAAATCCTGAAGGCGCGCATGAACTTCTCTTCCTCCCGTTCCATGGAGACGCCGTGTTCCAGGCCTCTCAGATGCAAAAGACCATGGATAAACAAGAATCCGACGAATGTATTATAACGTTTTTTAAAGCGAGGCGCATCTTTTTTAGCTTGGCGTAGGTTGATAAATATCTCGCCTTCGCTTGCCGAAAGAGGGAAACTCAATATATTGGTCGGTCGGTCTTTCCCGCGATAGCGTTTATTGAGGTCGCGCGATCTTTTGTCGCCGATAAAAACGACGCTTAATTCGTAGTGTTTTCCCAGAACGCGTTCTTTTATGCGCAGAAAAGGCAAGCTCGGAAGCTTGCCTTTAGTGGTGTTCTCTATTGCAAAGTTTTGGACCATTGCGTTGTTCGACATTACATTCTGCCGAGTTTTTTCAGTCGATTGACCTCGGTAGTTCTGGCGATCCTTTTGAGCGCCTTTTTCTTTTTTGTGAATTT
This genomic stretch from Patescibacteria group bacterium harbors:
- the ftsA gene encoding cell division protein FtsA, producing the protein MARRNISTGIDIGSGNIRVVVAEYTEESTMPTIIGSGIAESKGLRHGYIVNMEEATESIREAVAQAEKSAGMKIKKAFIAIGGLSLESSVGTGSIFVSRADNEVAEIDVKKALEASEASIAQSANKQIIHTIPISFKLDGEEVMGKPAGLKGSRLEVKTLFITCLHQHLDDFIHAVEDIGVRVEDIMASPIAAGFVTLTKRQKTAGCVLANIGAETLSLAVFENNIPISLKVFPIGGSEITNDIALGLKIPLEEAEETKRGSGMKIYSKKKLDDIIEARLSDIFEIIDSHLKKIGKNGLLPAGIIITGGTSAIPLIEDLAKVSLRLPSQIAQPDFAKSTNHQIVDSNWSVAYGLCIMGIDNEGEEGAGIKLVRRTKGNLVSWVKQFLP
- the ybeY gene encoding rRNA maturation RNase YbeY, with the protein product MSNNAMVQNFAIENTTKGKLPSLPFLRIKERVLGKHYELSVVFIGDKRSRDLNKRYRGKDRPTNILSFPLSASEGEIFINLRQAKKDAPRFKKRYNTFVGFLFIHGLLHLRGLEHGVSMEREEEKFMRAFRI